Proteins co-encoded in one Flavobacteriaceae bacterium MAR_2009_75 genomic window:
- a CDS encoding Calcineurin-like phosphoesterase superfamily domain-containing protein: MSSNQRISRAYEKAKIIGFDDHTKFILFSDCHRGDNSFADDFANNRNIYFHALSFYYKEGFQYCELGDGDELWENLHFESIFEAHKNVFQLLRKFHLEGRLHMIWGNHDMVYKDHEYVKTHLSSYFEPIDGKSKELFEGISYNEAVILKHNSTDQEIFLAHGHQADWWNYTFWRWSRFLVRVLWKPLQVWGIADPTSPAKNYTELIKIERRIKRWILQKDLIRTIVGHTHRPRFPEPGDIPFFNTGSCVHPRSITGIEIEGGEISLVKWQIATTEDGILRVVRILLEGPQKLIEYQNQKE; encoded by the coding sequence ATGTCATCGAACCAAAGGATATCTAGAGCATACGAAAAGGCCAAGATTATCGGTTTTGATGATCATACCAAGTTCATTCTTTTTAGCGATTGCCACAGGGGCGACAATAGCTTTGCCGATGATTTCGCCAATAACAGAAACATTTATTTTCACGCATTGAGCTTTTATTACAAAGAGGGTTTTCAATACTGTGAATTGGGTGATGGTGACGAACTATGGGAAAATCTACATTTTGAGTCTATTTTCGAGGCACACAAAAATGTTTTTCAACTGCTACGAAAATTTCATTTAGAGGGGCGATTGCACATGATATGGGGCAACCATGACATGGTCTACAAAGACCATGAATATGTCAAAACCCATTTAAGCAGTTATTTTGAACCGATAGATGGCAAATCGAAAGAACTTTTTGAGGGTATAAGTTACAATGAAGCTGTAATCTTAAAGCATAATTCTACCGACCAAGAAATTTTTTTGGCCCATGGGCACCAAGCCGACTGGTGGAACTATACCTTTTGGCGGTGGAGTCGTTTTCTTGTAAGGGTACTCTGGAAACCTCTTCAGGTATGGGGCATTGCCGACCCGACCAGCCCTGCCAAAAACTATACTGAACTCATTAAAATAGAGCGAAGAATAAAAAGATGGATTTTACAAAAAGACCTCATACGTACTATAGTAGGCCATACCCATAGACCAAGATTTCCAGAGCCAGGCGATATCCCCTTTTTCAATACGGGAAGTTGTGTTCACCCCAGAAGCATAACCGGTATCGAAATCGAGGGGGGTGAAATCTCATTGGTCAAGTGGCAAATAGCAACGACCGAAGATGGCATTTTACGAGTGGTGAGAATATTATTGGAGGGGCCTCAAAAACTTATCGAGTACCAAAACCAAAAAGAATAA
- a CDS encoding single-stranded DNA-binding protein encodes MSIIKNHVQLIGNMGQEPTITNLEIGKKVTRFSLATDEYYKDGQGNTQTDTNRHTIVAWRWRTGKRHEKRSRHGTDMVEVRVGTTRCMQNHRTNPSKRKNPRVATFRRLIIPTR; translated from the coding sequence ATGAGTATTATCAAAAATCACGTGCAATTAATTGGAAATATGGGGCAAGAGCCAACAATCACGAACCTTGAAATCGGCAAGAAAGTAACCCGATTTTCATTGGCTACTGATGAATATTATAAGGATGGCCAAGGGAACACACAGACCGACACGAATCGGCATACTATTGTTGCCTGGCGGTGGCGCACCGGAAAGCGGCATGAGAAACGGTCCCGTCACGGTACGGACATGGTAGAGGTACGCGTAGGGACCACCCGATGCATGCAAAACCACAGAACAAATCCTTCAAAACGAAAAAATCCGCGAGTAGCTACTTTCCGCAGACTAATTATTCCTACCAGATAA
- a CDS encoding N-sulfoglucosamine sulfohydrolase encodes MKTLIYFTLFSFLAITFACKEKTQEEPKTKQPLNVVIILTDDQGAHLSALGTKGIVTPNVDALAKKGMMFTNSFAVVPSCSPSRSSIMTGMYPHANGHWRNTITPKLSDGDTEFTKASSTVDKVGIHEYIETLPEILQENGYFTAITQKFHMSPPWKFPYSARNAVQNGPEEFKKVISDFITEADDKPFFFQANIAPPHRNLDTHMEDFPEFLPHRDSIEVPEYLADTPAMREDLAKYYGSVQLADACAGRIIDVLKDKELLENTLIIYTGDQGEPYHRAKASPYYAGLHVPFVASGPMVEKDKVSEALISHIDIMPTILDYLKIDIPETVQGKSLKHVFSGEAEKVQRRNYVFGEHNSHGPIRAEQYPSRVIFDGRFYYIQNLMHQKTYELPADLMLEKGWGNGSYQATLDAELTHPVQYKLLKQLESGRPFEELYDMQNDPGQLINLAGKEAYLEKQEELKNALLKWRDESNDLSDDPQYIRTRLLLN; translated from the coding sequence ATGAAAACATTAATTTATTTTACATTATTTTCATTTTTAGCAATAACGTTTGCTTGTAAAGAAAAAACTCAAGAGGAGCCCAAAACTAAACAACCACTTAATGTTGTAATAATCCTTACCGACGATCAGGGTGCGCATCTATCTGCTCTTGGAACCAAAGGAATTGTAACGCCGAACGTTGATGCATTGGCAAAAAAAGGAATGATGTTTACCAACTCTTTTGCTGTTGTCCCTTCATGCTCTCCCAGTAGAAGCTCCATAATGACGGGCATGTACCCTCATGCCAATGGACATTGGCGGAATACAATAACACCCAAACTATCTGATGGGGACACAGAATTTACTAAGGCATCTTCCACTGTGGACAAAGTGGGCATCCATGAGTATATTGAAACACTTCCTGAGATACTTCAAGAAAATGGATACTTCACCGCTATCACGCAAAAGTTCCACATGAGTCCGCCATGGAAGTTTCCATACAGCGCAAGAAACGCCGTTCAAAATGGTCCAGAAGAATTCAAGAAGGTCATTTCTGATTTTATTACTGAGGCGGATGACAAACCTTTCTTTTTTCAGGCCAATATTGCACCCCCCCATCGAAATCTGGATACGCACATGGAAGATTTTCCGGAATTCCTTCCCCATAGGGACAGCATAGAAGTTCCCGAATATTTGGCTGATACTCCTGCCATGCGAGAAGATTTGGCCAAATATTATGGCTCTGTACAGTTGGCAGATGCCTGTGCAGGGAGAATTATCGATGTTCTGAAGGATAAAGAACTCTTGGAAAATACCTTGATTATCTATACCGGCGACCAAGGTGAGCCTTACCATCGGGCGAAAGCATCACCATATTACGCCGGACTCCATGTTCCCTTTGTAGCGAGTGGCCCAATGGTGGAGAAAGACAAGGTTTCCGAGGCGTTGATATCACATATCGATATTATGCCTACTATCTTGGATTATTTAAAAATCGATATTCCCGAAACCGTTCAAGGTAAATCTTTAAAGCATGTTTTTTCTGGAGAAGCCGAAAAAGTACAAAGACGTAATTATGTCTTCGGAGAACATAACTCTCACGGTCCCATACGAGCAGAACAATATCCCAGTAGGGTAATCTTTGATGGGAGATTTTACTATATCCAAAATTTGATGCATCAAAAAACATACGAATTACCCGCAGATCTGATGTTAGAGAAAGGATGGGGCAATGGAAGCTACCAAGCGACCTTGGATGCAGAGCTAACACACCCTGTTCAATACAAACTATTAAAACAGTTGGAATCGGGTCGCCCATTCGAGGAATTGTATGACATGCAAAACGATCCCGGGCAATTAATCAACCTAGCAGGAAAAGAAGCTTATCTTGAAAAACAGGAAGAACTCAAAAATGCACTTTTAAAATGGAGAGATGAATCGAATGACTTGTCTGACGATCCACAATACATTAGAACTAGGCTCTTGCTAAATTAA
- a CDS encoding arylsulfatase A-like enzyme, protein MIRSLKIFLIGTLVLSMAHVLNAQSSEPMNIVFILADDLGWSDTSLYSTTDFYQTPNLERLAARGMTFTRAYSASPLCSPTRASILTGQTVARHGFTAPEGHLPEVKLSATQSDKAPSKEKAIITQSATRLNTTYPTLGKLFKKEGYSTAHFGKWHLGPPPYSPLEHGFDVDIPHWPGPGPAGSFVAPWKYPDFKEKYPQEHIEDRMADEAVVWLRKQDKNVPFFMNYWQFSVHAPFDAKESLIKHYRTKVDFNNPQHSPTYGAMVHSLDDAVGTLLDEIDRMGAADNTIIIFFSDNGGNMYDGIVETLPDGEKFLTEPTSNRPLRGGKATIFEGGIRVPCVVVWPGVTSPGSVSSDIIQATDFYPTLLEQMNMQKPQNHKIDGVNIQKALTGGTLERDPIITYFPHQPPVPDWLPASVSAHEGDWKLIRLFHQGENGKHDYRLYNLNWDIGETHDMSAVYPEKVAELDAYIEEHLKDANAVIPRINPDFDPKEYHPEVIGIQPNGPRNKTKIEID, encoded by the coding sequence ATGATACGATCTTTGAAAATATTCTTGATTGGGACTCTAGTATTATCAATGGCCCATGTTCTGAACGCCCAAAGCAGCGAACCCATGAACATAGTCTTTATTTTGGCCGATGATTTGGGTTGGAGCGACACCTCACTATATAGCACTACGGACTTTTATCAAACCCCCAACCTGGAACGACTGGCCGCTCGTGGAATGACCTTTACCAGAGCATATTCTGCCAGTCCACTCTGCTCACCCACACGGGCCAGCATATTAACGGGGCAAACCGTGGCAAGACATGGTTTTACAGCACCGGAAGGCCATTTACCCGAAGTAAAACTTTCAGCAACGCAATCAGATAAAGCACCTTCCAAGGAGAAGGCCATCATTACTCAATCGGCCACTAGATTGAATACGACCTACCCCACTTTGGGCAAGTTATTTAAAAAAGAAGGATACAGTACCGCACATTTTGGAAAGTGGCACTTGGGCCCTCCTCCCTACAGCCCATTGGAACATGGTTTTGATGTGGATATTCCCCACTGGCCAGGGCCAGGGCCTGCGGGAAGCTTTGTGGCCCCGTGGAAATATCCCGATTTCAAGGAAAAATACCCCCAAGAGCACATAGAGGACCGTATGGCCGATGAGGCTGTTGTTTGGTTGAGAAAACAAGACAAAAACGTTCCTTTTTTTATGAACTATTGGCAATTCTCTGTACATGCACCTTTTGATGCAAAAGAAAGTCTCATCAAACATTACCGAACCAAGGTCGATTTCAACAATCCGCAGCACTCCCCCACGTATGGAGCCATGGTGCACTCGCTTGACGATGCAGTGGGAACCTTGCTCGATGAAATAGATCGCATGGGTGCCGCAGACAATACCATCATTATCTTTTTCAGTGATAATGGAGGTAATATGTACGACGGCATCGTTGAAACACTTCCCGATGGGGAAAAATTCTTGACCGAACCGACTAGCAATAGGCCGCTCAGGGGAGGCAAGGCCACTATTTTTGAAGGCGGAATTAGGGTGCCCTGCGTTGTGGTTTGGCCAGGAGTAACTTCACCAGGGTCGGTCTCCAGCGATATCATACAAGCTACGGATTTCTATCCCACCTTGCTTGAGCAAATGAACATGCAAAAACCGCAGAATCACAAAATTGATGGTGTCAACATACAAAAAGCATTGACAGGTGGTACTTTGGAGCGCGATCCCATCATCACGTATTTTCCGCATCAACCGCCCGTTCCCGATTGGTTACCCGCCTCCGTGTCGGCCCATGAAGGGGATTGGAAATTGATTCGCCTGTTTCATCAGGGTGAAAACGGAAAGCACGATTACCGTTTGTACAACCTAAATTGGGATATTGGTGAAACACACGATATGTCTGCGGTATATCCCGAAAAAGTTGCGGAATTGGATGCATATATCGAAGAGCATCTAAAAGATGCAAATGCAGTCATACCAAGAATCAATCCAGATTTTGACCCAAAAGAATACCACCCAGAAGTAATTGGTATTCAGCCTAATGGTCCAAGAAACAAAACCAAAATAGAAATCGACTGA
- a CDS encoding L-rhamnose mutarotase yields MTRKAFKMKLFRNKVQEYTQRHNPIWPELEDTLKKHGVTNYSIFLDSDTDTLFGYAEIESEEKWNAIAETTICKKWWAYMGDLMDTHDDNSPVSKELKSVFYMP; encoded by the coding sequence ATGACCAGAAAAGCCTTTAAAATGAAATTGTTTCGCAATAAGGTTCAGGAGTACACCCAAAGGCATAATCCCATTTGGCCAGAACTTGAAGATACACTCAAAAAACATGGTGTAACTAACTACAGTATTTTTTTGGATTCGGATACCGATACTCTCTTTGGCTATGCCGAAATTGAATCCGAAGAAAAATGGAATGCCATTGCCGAAACAACCATCTGTAAAAAATGGTGGGCCTATATGGGCGATTTAATGGATACCCATGATGACAATAGTCCTGTATCAAAAGAACTGAAATCTGTATTTTATATGCCTTAA
- a CDS encoding pectate lyase, with translation MKRVVFTCITILIGLGLSGQQLAFPTAEGYGKYTKGGRGGDVYQVTNLNDSGEGSLRAAVEAENPRTVVFRISGTINLESDLRIKNPYITIAGQTAPGDGICLKGYPLMIDADEVIIRYIRVRFGNESGQDSDAISSRYVKNLILDHVSASWSIDETMSIYHGEYTTVQWCVISESLFNSNHVKGAHGFGGIWGSNYSSYHHNLIANHSNRNIRFASGSGNTDYRNNVIYNWGYQSAYGAENQQVGNDKFNFSNINMVANYYKPGPATKPGKISQQIAAPWSRNGAKDYGKWYISDNVMVGSEEVTNDNWKGVVPSLTTIKGVQEGNPSNVKAIPTLKLDKPWPAMAIKQQTADKAYTSVLENAGAILPKRDPVDLRIIDEVRNGYATFEGSSYEERYEVADKSKNCGIIDSQNDVGGWPKLSSEPAPTDTDNDGMPDEWENLHKLDKANPNDRNKIGPDGYTFLEVYLNSIE, from the coding sequence ATGAAACGAGTTGTATTTACATGTATTACTATTTTAATCGGTTTAGGTTTATCAGGGCAGCAATTGGCTTTTCCTACAGCTGAAGGGTATGGAAAATATACCAAGGGAGGTCGTGGCGGCGACGTTTACCAAGTAACTAATCTCAACGATTCAGGTGAAGGAAGCCTTCGTGCAGCAGTGGAAGCCGAGAACCCGAGAACCGTTGTTTTCCGAATTTCCGGAACAATTAATCTTGAAAGCGACCTGCGTATTAAAAACCCCTACATTACCATTGCCGGACAAACCGCACCTGGTGATGGTATCTGTTTGAAAGGTTATCCTTTAATGATTGATGCAGACGAAGTGATCATACGTTATATTAGGGTAAGATTCGGCAATGAATCAGGTCAAGATTCCGATGCTATTTCCAGCAGATATGTCAAAAACCTTATTCTTGATCATGTATCTGCCAGTTGGAGCATAGATGAAACTATGTCTATATATCATGGCGAGTACACCACGGTTCAATGGTGTGTGATTTCAGAAAGTCTATTTAATTCGAACCATGTTAAAGGAGCTCATGGCTTCGGTGGTATTTGGGGTTCAAATTATAGTAGCTATCACCATAACCTCATCGCAAATCATTCTAACCGTAATATACGTTTCGCCTCTGGTAGCGGAAATACCGACTATCGCAATAACGTTATTTACAATTGGGGTTATCAATCTGCTTACGGCGCAGAAAACCAACAAGTAGGTAACGATAAGTTCAATTTCTCTAACATCAATATGGTCGCCAATTATTACAAACCAGGGCCTGCCACGAAACCAGGTAAAATATCACAACAAATCGCGGCTCCTTGGTCACGCAATGGTGCCAAAGATTATGGCAAATGGTACATTTCAGATAATGTGATGGTAGGCAGTGAGGAAGTTACGAACGACAATTGGAAAGGGGTCGTACCATCATTAACCACTATTAAAGGCGTGCAAGAAGGCAACCCAAGTAATGTTAAGGCAATACCGACCTTAAAACTCGATAAACCTTGGCCTGCTATGGCAATCAAACAACAGACTGCCGATAAAGCATACACCTCCGTTCTTGAAAATGCAGGTGCTATTTTACCCAAAAGAGACCCTGTTGACCTGCGTATTATCGATGAAGTTCGCAATGGGTATGCCACTTTCGAAGGGTCATCATACGAAGAGCGTTACGAGGTAGCCGATAAATCTAAAAACTGCGGTATTATCGATTCTCAAAACGATGTTGGTGGGTGGCCCAAACTTTCAAGCGAACCTGCCCCAACCGATACCGATAATGATGGTATGCCAGATGAATGGGAAAATCTCCATAAATTAGATAAAGCAAATCCTAACGATAGAAATAAAATCGGACCCGACGGGTACACTTTTTTAGAGGTATATTTAAATTCAATAGAATAA
- a CDS encoding AraC family transcriptional regulator, with protein sequence MITIEVNSLPIAEVMSDISEAFKTKAQENCGEYYLDLPKDIGEGYIRGISFDGGLGILQYDCLFKQDVEFCFTVNEVHPLKFLYCLEGKLRHRFENSEEDHKIAQYQEAIVASDFLNGHILSFDAGSRTIINSLEISRKEFQKKIQCNLVTMNDTLQDLFNDTDASKTFYHDGFYSLKLADLFREMQSFENKDFLRKLFLEGKAYQMLTKQILQFEDDLSDVGNRAILRRSEIAQIEKAVQLIKGRLYQSDTVEVIAQEVGLNANKLQEGFQNLYGLTVNRFIQKERLNLIKDLILNTNYSISEISDMTGISSKSYLSKIFREEYGTSPSEYRKHFVESLLNRKK encoded by the coding sequence ATGATTACTATTGAGGTTAATTCGCTTCCGATTGCCGAGGTAATGAGCGACATATCCGAAGCCTTTAAAACTAAAGCGCAAGAAAATTGCGGTGAGTACTATTTAGATTTGCCTAAAGATATTGGCGAAGGGTACATTCGTGGTATTAGTTTTGACGGAGGATTGGGTATTTTGCAATATGATTGCCTTTTTAAACAAGATGTAGAGTTTTGTTTTACCGTAAATGAAGTTCATCCTCTTAAATTTTTATATTGTCTAGAGGGAAAGCTAAGACATCGATTTGAAAATTCAGAAGAAGACCATAAAATCGCCCAATATCAGGAGGCAATAGTAGCCAGTGACTTCTTGAACGGACATATTCTAAGTTTCGATGCAGGGTCTCGAACAATAATTAATAGCCTTGAAATTTCTCGTAAAGAGTTTCAAAAGAAAATTCAGTGCAACTTGGTAACGATGAACGATACCCTACAAGATTTGTTCAATGATACCGATGCCTCAAAAACCTTTTATCATGATGGTTTTTACAGTCTGAAACTGGCAGACCTTTTTAGAGAAATGCAATCTTTTGAAAACAAAGATTTTCTTCGAAAACTATTTCTAGAAGGCAAAGCATATCAAATGTTGACCAAACAGATTCTTCAATTCGAAGATGACCTTTCGGATGTTGGCAACCGTGCTATATTGAGACGTTCTGAAATCGCCCAAATAGAAAAAGCGGTTCAGCTCATAAAGGGTAGGCTCTATCAATCTGACACCGTCGAAGTTATCGCCCAAGAGGTTGGGCTCAACGCCAATAAGCTTCAAGAAGGCTTTCAAAACCTTTACGGACTAACCGTGAACCGATTTATTCAAAAAGAAAGATTGAACCTCATCAAAGACCTAATACTCAATACTAACTACAGTATTTCTGAAATTAGTGACATGACCGGTATTTCAAGCAAAAGCTATCTATCAAAAATTTTTAGAGAAGAATACGGCACTTCCCCATCAGAGTACCGAAAACATTTTGTTGAATCTTTACTCAATAGAAAAAAATAA
- a CDS encoding collagenase-like protein with putative collagen-binding domain has protein sequence MKKSKELLLLAFTLLIASINAQSPWEKGKLEVSDNGHYLQHTNGDPFLWIGDTGWGMFQQLTREEIDLYLDSRQKLGFTVIQAVAHWSPHGGGMKRSPDNAANTYGHRPFAGTEKDPNTSEPLVVKGGNKNSPNDYWDNADYVIEAVKKRNMYLALLPLWAAQLITGTEQYTAEEAKTYGKFLGNRYGKEPHIIWVLGGDTKAQFDAYDKNQNYTSYDNLSIYRAMAEGIVSGVTGKSPAWNEQNPAWDEVLLTYHPNGDYPYGSSQWFHNDVWQDVNGVEVWKEVNDVYRTMLDDYQLKEPVKPSLFLEGSYEYGTYRHECGWITPVRVRRQFYQTFFAGGAGHTYGAGPIWAMRGNDGDYNCGYTWQQALDFPGARQVAEIGKEFLRTHKWNEWIPNGSVISGVGENESLKTAVTTSSKNMALVYFSNNSSCQVNNVLDGDAEAYWFYPRDGAKENLKPFKQNESRDIIPPSNWEDAVLVLKIKV, from the coding sequence ATGAAAAAATCAAAAGAACTACTGTTGTTGGCATTTACACTATTGATTGCCTCCATTAACGCACAATCCCCTTGGGAGAAAGGAAAGCTGGAAGTTTCGGATAACGGACACTATCTTCAACATACCAACGGTGATCCCTTTCTATGGATCGGCGATACTGGTTGGGGAATGTTTCAACAATTGACAAGAGAAGAGATCGACCTCTACCTCGACAGCCGTCAAAAACTGGGGTTTACCGTAATTCAAGCCGTTGCCCACTGGTCACCCCATGGTGGCGGAATGAAAAGGAGTCCTGATAACGCGGCAAACACCTATGGCCACCGCCCTTTCGCTGGAACCGAAAAAGACCCTAACACCTCTGAACCCTTAGTGGTGAAAGGAGGAAACAAAAATTCACCCAATGACTACTGGGATAATGCAGACTATGTGATAGAGGCGGTGAAAAAGCGTAATATGTATTTGGCCCTTTTGCCCCTATGGGCAGCCCAACTGATAACGGGCACAGAACAGTATACGGCAGAGGAAGCTAAAACATACGGAAAATTTTTAGGCAATCGGTATGGCAAAGAACCTCATATAATCTGGGTTTTAGGTGGTGATACCAAAGCACAGTTCGATGCTTATGACAAAAACCAGAATTACACTTCATATGATAATCTTTCCATATATCGGGCAATGGCTGAAGGTATCGTTTCAGGGGTAACCGGCAAAAGTCCGGCATGGAATGAACAAAATCCTGCTTGGGACGAAGTTCTATTAACCTATCACCCAAATGGCGATTACCCTTATGGTTCTTCTCAGTGGTTTCACAATGACGTATGGCAAGACGTAAACGGTGTGGAAGTTTGGAAAGAAGTTAACGATGTGTATAGAACAATGCTTGATGACTACCAACTAAAAGAACCTGTAAAGCCAAGTCTTTTTCTAGAAGGTTCTTACGAATATGGTACCTATCGCCATGAATGCGGCTGGATAACCCCTGTGAGAGTGCGTAGACAGTTTTACCAAACGTTTTTTGCAGGAGGAGCAGGCCATACCTATGGCGCTGGGCCTATATGGGCCATGCGCGGGAATGATGGAGATTACAACTGCGGCTACACTTGGCAACAGGCCTTAGATTTTCCGGGCGCCAGACAAGTAGCCGAAATCGGCAAAGAATTTCTGAGAACCCACAAATGGAACGAATGGATACCTAACGGGAGTGTAATTTCAGGAGTAGGCGAAAATGAGAGCTTGAAAACTGCGGTTACCACCTCATCCAAAAATATGGCCTTAGTCTACTTCTCTAACAATTCAAGCTGTCAAGTAAATAATGTACTAGATGGAGATGCCGAAGCATATTGGTTTTACCCTAGAGATGGAGCCAAAGAGAATTTAAAGCCATTTAAGCAAAATGAATCACGCGACATAATACCCCCGTCCAATTGGGAAGATGCCGTATTAGTATTAAAAATAAAGGTGTAG
- a CDS encoding helix-turn-helix protein yields MSVIKSFISNNYLYFSKNSKNVNGHLLVINSEIYVMNDDNNVLELLKDIKRLLSFNKKVLNVEDLANYTGLSKSKIYKLTQLKLIPTGNNQHIRQKFFHKDVIDAWLLGELNLSDEYLENKMNELFLK; encoded by the coding sequence ATGTCAGTAATTAAGTCGTTCATAAGTAACAACTATTTATATTTCAGCAAGAATTCTAAAAATGTAAATGGCCATTTACTCGTTATTAATTCTGAAATATATGTTATGAACGACGATAATAATGTACTGGAGCTTCTGAAGGACATAAAAAGACTACTGTCCTTTAACAAGAAAGTTTTGAATGTTGAGGACCTTGCCAATTATACAGGTCTTTCCAAAAGTAAAATTTATAAGCTCACACAACTGAAATTAATTCCCACGGGCAATAACCAGCACATACGCCAAAAATTTTTTCACAAAGATGTGATTGATGCGTGGCTACTGGGAGAGCTGAATTTATCAGATGAGTATTTGGAAAACAAAATGAACGAACTGTTTTTGAAATAA
- a CDS encoding PKD domain-containing protein — protein MRFKILCELLLLFLMPIFAVSLPDPGKEYHIFQFPKNQIPRIDGEFSDWDMVPESYSIGLDQLMDTRFGNGINLDPKDFDISVKVGWVKGLNRLYFYLEMYDDYWDFNDRALGQDIFELVVDGNLSAGPFIKQHNGNKDKISVEELHFKGHGAHAQNYHIFTPVQDKDAVMIWGNTPWIKEFPHFNVAYDYAFEHSESGELKMEFWMTPFDHAAVEGFQESTVTQLKENNHIGLSWCFLDFDGEACESFMNLAHETKMIYDATYLNIFRLMPLEKKFTKSMETNWDFVELDRDQRWFQFKDESKGNITSWHWDFGDGNSSNAQHPSHRYNEAGEWTVILTVEGPEGKSIRSKVWDVVTK, from the coding sequence ATGAGATTCAAAATTTTATGCGAGCTATTGCTGTTATTCTTGATGCCCATTTTTGCAGTTTCCCTTCCAGATCCCGGAAAGGAATATCACATTTTTCAGTTTCCTAAGAACCAAATCCCCCGAATTGACGGTGAGTTTTCAGACTGGGATATGGTACCGGAATCTTATAGCATAGGTCTGGACCAGCTTATGGACACCCGCTTTGGCAATGGGATAAATCTAGACCCAAAGGATTTTGATATCTCCGTAAAGGTAGGTTGGGTTAAAGGACTGAATAGGTTGTACTTCTATTTGGAAATGTATGATGATTATTGGGATTTTAACGACCGGGCACTCGGCCAGGATATTTTTGAGTTGGTAGTGGATGGAAACTTATCCGCAGGCCCGTTCATCAAACAGCATAATGGCAACAAAGACAAAATTTCCGTAGAAGAACTGCATTTTAAAGGTCATGGTGCCCATGCTCAAAATTACCATATTTTCACTCCAGTCCAAGATAAGGATGCTGTCATGATATGGGGAAATACACCTTGGATAAAGGAGTTTCCACATTTTAATGTGGCCTATGATTATGCTTTCGAGCATTCGGAAAGTGGAGAATTAAAAATGGAGTTTTGGATGACTCCGTTTGACCATGCGGCCGTTGAAGGCTTTCAAGAATCTACTGTAACCCAGTTGAAAGAAAACAATCATATTGGACTTTCTTGGTGCTTCCTTGATTTTGATGGTGAGGCTTGTGAATCGTTCATGAACTTGGCACATGAAACCAAAATGATTTATGACGCTACGTACCTCAATATTTTTCGGTTGATGCCCCTAGAAAAAAAGTTTACAAAATCCATGGAAACCAATTGGGACTTTGTTGAACTGGACCGTGACCAACGGTGGTTTCAATTTAAGGATGAATCCAAAGGAAACATTACAAGCTGGCACTGGGATTTTGGTGATGGAAATTCGTCAAACGCTCAACATCCCTCGCACAGGTACAACGAGGCCGGCGAATGGACCGTAATATTAACGGTAGAAGGTCCAGAAGGTAAATCGATACGTTCCAAAGTTTGGGATGTTGTAACAAAATAA